The Candidatus Hydrogenedentota bacterium genome segment ATTAAGGTCGTCATGGAGTTGCTGAACAGCAAGCGGGACCATAAGGATTACATGTGCGACCACACGGCGTGGGGCGCCGCGCTGGGCAAGGAACTCGGCGCGCAGTCCTTCGGTCTCCTCTACGACATTTATCACATGCAGATCATGGAAGGCGACGTGATCGCGACGATTCAGGAGAACATCGAGTATATCGCCCACTTCCACACGGGCGGCGTGCCGGGCCGCAACGAGATCGACGAGACGCAGGAATTGAACTACCGGCGGATCATGCAGGCTATCGCCGACACGGGCTACACCGGCTATATCGGCCACGAATTCGTGCCGGCCGGACCGGACCCGGTCGCGTCTCTGCGCCGCGCGTTCGAAATCTGCAACGTTTAGGACGGTCGTGCGGAACCGGTTAGTCCGCTTGAGCATCCGAACGGATCGTCTCGCTCCGTTGCCGGTGCAGCGCCGGGTCAACGACCGCCGCCATGGCGACTACGTTCAATCCGCCCCCCAGGAACATGTTGACGCGCTCCGCGACTGCATGCGGGCGTTCCAATACGTCACGGTGCTCAACATGCAGCGCCTCCACGGCGGGCGACCTTGCGATCCAATCCAGCGCGCGTTCCCTGTCTTTCTCGAACAAGGCAGTCATGCGTTCCTCGCTTGTGTCATCCTCTTTACCGCGCCGCTTCAGCATCTTGCGCTGCGAAGCGAGGACCTCGCCCATAGCGCGATGCAGGAAGATGATTTTGTACCGAAAAGCGTTCGGAAGTTCCGGCAGTAGGAAGGAAATTATCTTGACGGCCTTGCCGCGCGCGTCCGGCAGCCAGCCGGCGTCCTCGCGCAGCTTCTTCACGCGGTCATACTCGTAATAGCCCCTCGGGTTGT includes the following:
- a CDS encoding sulfotransferase family protein, which encodes MPAQHSSPGNDAIIVVSGLPRSGTSMMMRMLEAGGVPVLTDGLRAADEDNPRGYYEYDRVKKLREDAGWLPDARGKAVKIISFLLPELPNAFRYKIIFLHRAMGEVLASQRKMLKRRGKEDDTSEERMTALFEKDRERALDWIARSPAVEALHVEHRDVLERPHAVAERVNMFLGGGLNVVAMAAVVDPALHRQRSETIRSDAQAD